The DNA sequence TACTACAGTAAGCCTGTAAACGTAAAAGTGGAGAAAGAGTACTCTCGTACATGTGCTGGAGGAACTGGTTTTGCTAAAGTGGCTGGTAACTACGCAGCTTCACTGTTGCCTGCTAAACTAGCAGCAGAACAAGGCTACGACCAGCTGTTATGGACAGACTCTAGTGAGCACAAGTACATCGAGGAGTCAGGAACAATGAACGTGATGTTCCAGATTAATGATACGATTGTCACAGCACCTACTGTACCTGTAGAAGACACAATCCTGAGAAGTATTACACGTCTGAGTGTACTGGAAATTCTTGAGGGTATGGGCTTGAAAGTAGAGGAAAGAAGAGTGTCTGTAGCAGAAATCATTGAGGCTGCCAAAAACGGAACATTGAAAGATGCATTCGGTACTGGTACAGCTGTAACGATTGCTCCTATTGCTTCTATCGGAAACGATGGTGAAAAACTGGAATTGCCTCCAGTAGAGAGCCGTACCGTTTCAGCGAAAGTGAAGGAGACATTGCAGGGCATCCAAAGAGGATTGATTGAGGATACGAAAGGATGGGTTTACCGTATCTGATCTGATACAGGGAACTCCTGAATAATAATACAGTATTCAAGGGCTGCTTTCTGAAAAATGGAAGTAGCCCTTTGTATTATCCAACTTTTTTCTTTCGGTT is a window from the Limibacter armeniacum genome containing:
- a CDS encoding branched-chain amino acid aminotransferase, with amino-acid sequence MQDLAVDIKITQTEQSRLPQIDFNDIPFGKHYSDHMFVADYKDGKWQDLRIVPYSDFSLSPTTSALHYGQAIFEGLKAFRNEKNPKEVLVFRPEDNALRLNESAKRMCMPELPTEIFMQGLHKLLDLDRKWVPDTQGSSLYIRPFMFATDAFLGMRPSNTYTFAIVTGPAGVYYSKPVNVKVEKEYSRTCAGGTGFAKVAGNYAASLLPAKLAAEQGYDQLLWTDSSEHKYIEESGTMNVMFQINDTIVTAPTVPVEDTILRSITRLSVLEILEGMGLKVEERRVSVAEIIEAAKNGTLKDAFGTGTAVTIAPIASIGNDGEKLELPPVESRTVSAKVKETLQGIQRGLIEDTKGWVYRI